In one Brienomyrus brachyistius isolate T26 chromosome 7, BBRACH_0.4, whole genome shotgun sequence genomic region, the following are encoded:
- the znf618 gene encoding LOW QUALITY PROTEIN: zinc finger protein 618 (The sequence of the model RefSeq protein was modified relative to this genomic sequence to represent the inferred CDS: deleted 2 bases in 2 codons), with product MADPETAKSTQDGPGAGRDQSDPAGPQAGTSPSTVKQEPEVGATAATASNGKVGDSSGPAEICVVIGGSRNAQAQGSYVCGICGKKYKYYNCFQTHVRAHRESEGGSGEGGSQAVNCRWADRQHGLSACVPADSFRNTCDICGKNYKYYSCFQEHRDLHAVDDPYDQVVIPVDDQKDEEQMEPFQKIGPVKTGSYVCEYCGKQYKYFNPYQEHVALHTPIGRPMQSAPPRSQQRSVDSAKCSTSKSEPVQIEGATCRKREGKMQASQGDTNSSQNSSGTASPQVSGSFPTVQKPYTCGACGIQFQFYNNLLEHMQSHAADNENHTKVESPKTSPAPTPQEQVWKPPAQAQRNHNTSMNSVLPEKERQQVAERLLRVMCADPGLLGVLGGKDFLKLAQTLVDSGARHGAYSVRDGLGDMGSLALRQLPRTYNQVKVKVTCALGSSASLGIAVTCHSQTVGAAGSCYVLTAYQVEGVRLRRYVLGVKEVDLREPGEQVHHWVQNVLSEFVMSDVRAVYVTEPRAAAAAAFCGRVGACLRCAGCSLGAVAQAVLGKRSLQTRGLHELAELLAACRDIAGAAGLPWDAGVGGPEEPSPQAPPPPCWDRTTEALLKVHQRFDQICEVYGRSKSTAPLLQSLNKHLLGTLASLLAPLRQAAVELSSERRPTLQMVLPAYLRLEKLFTSKAGEAGAGSKLCHYFLEALKENFKVERAHQVAMVLDPQLKLRPVPAYQHEEIIGKVCEAAAEMKEGPGGGGGVQGEDCDSGGPEGPPGAKRCRTEGGDSRGSCTSDQQQVRKEVFQYLAEPLFHATPDLFQYWSSVMEKYPRLARLALWLLAVPAVGVRGECAGVCEQTLALKRRQQVTAEEMNKLIFLRSNMS from the exons ATGGCAGACCCCGAGACAGCCAAGAGTACTCAGGATGGTCCCGGAGCCGGACGTGACCAGAGCGATCCGGCAGGACCCCAGGCCGGAACCTCCCCGTCCACCGTGAAGCAGGAGCCGGAGGTCGGCGCCACC GCCGCCACGGCCAGCAATGGGAAAGTTGGGGACAGCAGCGGGCCTGCAGAGATCTGTGTGGTCATTGGGGGGTCCCGCAACGCCCAAGCGCAGG GCTCCTACGTTTGTGGCATTTGTGGCAAGAAATACAAGTACTACAACTGCTTTCAGACGCACGTCCGGGCACATAGAG AGTCAGAGGGTGGATCCGGAGAAGGAGGATCACAGGCTGTGAACT GCAGgtgggcagacagacagcacggTCTCTCCGCTTGTGTTCCTGCAGACAGCTTCCGC AACACCTGCGACATCTGCGGCAAGAACTACAAGTACTACAGCTGCTTCCAGGAACATCGCGACCTCCATGCCGTCGACG ATCCCTATGACCAGGTGGTCATACCTGTGGACGACCAGAAGGATGAGGAGCAGATGGAACCCTTTCAGAAGATTGGGCCAGTAA AGACCGGCAGCTACGTTTGCGAATACTGCGGAAAACAATACAAGTACTTCAACCCATACCAGGAGCATGTGGCACTGCACACACCCATTG GTCGGCCCATGCAGTCGGCACCGCCCCGTTCACAGCAGCGTTCGGTGGACTCTGCCAAATGCAGCACCTCTAAATCAGAGCCCGTGCAAATAG AGGGCGCCACCTGCCGTAAGAGGGAGGGGAAGATGCAGGCAAGCCAAGGCGACACTAACAGCTCGCAGAACTCCAGCG GAACGGCAAGCCCACAGGTGTCTGGCTCTTTCCCCACCGTGCAGA AACCCTACACATGTGGAGCCTGTGGCATCCAGTTCCAGTTCTACAACAACCTGCTGGAGCACATGCAGTCGCACGCTG CGGATAACGAAAACCACACCAAAGTGGAATCCCCCAAAACGTCGCCGGCCCCCACGCCGCAGGAGCAGGTGTGGAAGCCCCCAGCCCAGGCACAGAGGAACCACAACACTAGCA tgAACAGCGTCCTCCCGGAGAAGGAgcgccagcaggtggcagagcGTCTGCTGCGTGTCATGTGTGCAGACCCGGGGCTGCTGGGCGTGCTCGGTGGCAAGGACTTCCTGAAGCTGGCGCAAACGCTGGTGGATAGCGGGGCGCGACACGGTGCCTACTCGGTGCGGGACGGCCTGGGAGACATGGGTTCGCTGGCGCTGCGGCAGCTTCCGCGCACCTACAACCAGGTGAAGGTGAAGGTGACTTGCGCGCTGGGCTCCAGCGCCTCCCTGGGCATCGCCGTCACCTGCCACTCGCAGACGGTGGGCGCCGCCGGCTCCTGCTACGTGCTCACCGCCTACCAGGTAGAGGGCGTGCGGCTGCGGCGCTACGTGCTCGGCGTCAAGGAGGTGGATCTGCGTGAGCCTGGCGAGCAGGTGCACCACTGGGTGCAGAACGTGCTCTCGGAGTTCGTCATGTCGGACGTGCGTGCCGTCTACGTGACAGAgccgcgggcggcggcggcggcggctttCTGTGGCCGGGTGGGGGCCTGCCTGCGCTGTGCCGGCTGCTCGCTGGGCGCTGTGGCGCAGGCCGTACTGGGCAAGCGCAGCCTGCAGACGCGCGGCCTCCACGAGCTGGCTGAGCTGCTGGCCGCCTGCCGGGACATCGCTGGGGCTGCCGGGCTGCCCTGGGACGCTGGTGTCGGGGGCCCTGAGGAGCCCTCGCCAcaggccccacccccaccctgctggGATCGCACCACGGAGGCGCTGCTAAAGGTGCACCAACGCTTCGACCAGATCTGCGAGGTTTACGGCCGCAGCAAGAGCACGGCTCCCCTCCTTCAGAGCCTCAACAAGCACCTGCTGGGCACGCTGGCCTCGTTGCTGGCACCGCTGCGCCAGGCAGCTGTGGAGCTGAGCTCGGAGCGCCGTCCCACCCTGCAGATGGTCCTGCCCGCCTACCTGCGCCTAGAGAAACTTTTCACCTCCAAGGCAGGCGAGGCGGGCGCCGGGAGCAAGCTCTGCCACTACTTCCTGGAGGCACTGAAGGAGAATTTCAAGGTGGAACGTGCCCACCAGGTGGCGATGGTGCTGGACCCCCAACTGAAGCTGCGGCCCGTGCCGGCCTATCAGCACGAGGAGATCATCGGGAAGGTTTGTGAGGCGGCCGCAGAGATGAAGGAGGGCCCAGGTGGAGGCGGGGGAGTGCAGGGGGAGGACTGCGACAGCGGGGGGCCCGAGGGTCCCCCAGGGGCCAAACGGTGCCGTACCGAAGGTGGGGACAGCCGTGGGTCATGCACCTCAGACCAGCAGCAGGTGCGCAAGGAGGTGTTCCAGTACTTGGCGGAACCACTGTTCCACGCCACGCCCGACCTCTTCCAGTACTGGAGCTCCGTGATGGAGAAGTACCCGCGGCTGGCACGCCTGGCCCTCTGGCTGCTGGCTGTGCCCGCAGTAGGCGTGCGTGGCGAGTGCGCCGGCGTGTGTGAGCAGACGCTGGCTCTGAAGAGGAGGCAGCAGGTCACGGCCGAGGAGATGAACAAGCTCATCTTCCTGCGCTCCAATATGTCCTGA